From one Lotus japonicus ecotype B-129 chromosome 3, LjGifu_v1.2 genomic stretch:
- the LOC130749106 gene encoding uncharacterized protein LOC130749106: MKEWRKNFATASSLEVSNAPATVHASIGESVSADPNAIVPNVIHEISVESVYVPNVEPHVETLVETTSDVNMGPSARNPNPNVDTSELDFQIHQPTLGSEPSTGFKKSVIENVHELLSLWS, translated from the coding sequence ATGAAGGAGTGGAGGAAGAATTTTGCTACTGCAAGTTCTCTTGAAGTCTCAAATGCACCAGCAACTGTTCATGCGAGCATAGGTGAATCTGTAAGTGCAGATCCTAATGCTATTGTGCCTAATGTGATTCATGAGATATCAGTAGAATCTGTTTATGTTCCCAATGTTGAACCCCATGTTGAGACATTAGTTGAGACTACTTCAGATGTGAATATGGGACCCTCTGCTAGAAATCCAAACCCCAATGTTGACACATCTGAACTTGATTTCCAAATCCATCAACCTACCTTGGGTTCTGAACCATCTACCGGTTTTAAGAAGTCAGTTATTGAAAATGTTCATGAATTGTTGTCACTCTGGTCTTAG